A single window of Eucalyptus grandis isolate ANBG69807.140 chromosome 1, ASM1654582v1, whole genome shotgun sequence DNA harbors:
- the LOC120290785 gene encoding polygalacturonase-1 non-catalytic subunit beta-like gives MLKSGNVMPMPDLRDNLPKRSFLPRRISSELPFSTSKLAELKQIFHAIENSTMEKIMAQTLGLCEGTALQDETKRCVASIEDMIDFATSVLGHDVMVRSTESARGSKREVLIGVVKMIEGSEVSKPVACHQSLFPYIVYYCHAFPNVRVYEADILDPKSKAKINHGVAICHMDTSTWPPAHESFLLLGSGPGKIEVCHWINENTMMWTIAKS, from the coding sequence ATGCTGAAGAGCGGGAATGTGATGCCAATGCCCGACCTCCGGGATAACTTGCCAAAAAGGTCATTTTTGCCTCGCCGCATTTCCTCCGAACTGCCGTTCTCAACCTCAAAGCTCGCTGAGCTGAAGCAAATCTTCCATGCCATTGAAAATTCCACTATGGAGAAGATCATGGCACAAACGCTAGGCCTGTGCGAGGGTACAGCACTCCAAGACGAAACCAAGAGGTGTGTGGCCTCCATCGAGGACATGATCGACTTCGCCACCTCGGTTTTGGGTCATGACGTCATGGTCCGATCCACGGAGAGTGCCAGAGGGTCGAAGCGGGAGGTCTTGATCGGAGTGGTCAAGATGATCGAGGGCAGCGAAGTGAGCAAGCCCGTGGCCTGTCACCAGAGTCTATTTCCTTACATTGTCTATTACTGTCATGCATTTCCAAACGTCCGAGTTTACGAAGCAGACATACTAGATCCCAAATCCAAGGCTAAGATCAATCACGGTGTCGCCATCTGTCATATGGACACATCTACTTGGCCCCCCGCCCACGAGTCATTTCTGTTGCTTGGATCGGGTCCTGGCAAGATCGAGGTCTGCCATTGGATAAATGAGAATACCATGATGTGGACAATTGCCAAGTCATAA